In Aedes albopictus strain Foshan chromosome 3, AalbF5, whole genome shotgun sequence, the following are encoded in one genomic region:
- the LOC109412632 gene encoding NEDD8 ultimate buster 1, with protein MANELEDESYVIQIRAKLNQQRVKLWELPYYNVTTEECSVPEMEKLAMEFHEQLQISVKDCLNAIQKLQQNALENLKSKDEFSKTGVATLKIRTPMQGSANKHFTAKVKISSKAQELAEIVADHLGAHANRIKLVCAGRVLNPTKTLSEQHVPNGASMMALVMAQSVDAAQKENSLYDRVHKIRTDAELLINDNDHSDFLSLEDQDGNAIHLPKAEKSSLLMALTLYEKGKVALRKENFEEALLLFLEADNDFRTCNCQLLAVVDNYALLNLDIVWCYLCLKNMNQLPDAEQRLLLCEEKFRQSYGENMRRVTNIKGTQQCSEKALLLRLHLLKAVLFFHQNKREEAKIMFQVVETELQSLTVDDGCLTTLLEFGFELSESRIALRATSNNVEAAVDFINNRREIVAANEKKSKREKNLYKKIGHERADEVRINVDLVDQLVEMGYAESFAAMALKKSNNDILNALNELQNNHEQLKRELASNITPSEDLIGKLIDLGFHKEAAIAALRKNINDFEDSVEYLVAARKNNEYDKLLTDLQSLNNNTSGSGSSTAGASGSNPVADTEQQPGPSRKKVKNESNSARKEMLDILYKSFSKDMDTNSDTYLDLPLIEEATILSEYKKLLNM; from the exons ATGGCAAACGAGTTGGAGGACGAAAGTTACGTGATTCAAATCCGTGCCAAACTCAACCAGCAAAGAGTAAAATTGTGGGAGCTTCCGTACTACAATGTCACTACGGAGGAATGTTCCGTTCCGGAAATGGAG AAATTGGCAATGGAATTTCACGAACAGCTACAAATATCTGTCAAGGACTGCCTGAATGCTATCCAAAAACTACAACAAAATGCATTGGAAAACCTGAAAAGTAAAGATGAATTCTCTAAGACCGGAGTTGCCACTTTGAAGATCAGAACTCCAATGCAAGGTTCAGCTAATAAACACTTCACTGCGAAAGTTAAGATTAGCTCGAAGGCACAGGAATTGGCCGAGATCGTTGCCGACCATTTGGGAGCGCACGCTAACAGAATCAAACTGGTTTGTGCTGGCAGAGTTCTGAATCCTACTAAGACCCTCTCCGAGCAACATGTTCCCAACGGGGCATCCATGATGGCACTGGTTATGGCACAAAGCGTTGATGCAGCTCAGAAGGAAAATAGTCTGTACGACCGGGTGCACAAAATTCGTACTGATGCTGAACTACTGATCAACGACAATGACCATTCGGATTTTCTTAGC TTGGAAGACCAAGATGGGAACGCAATCCATCTACCCAAAGCCGAAAAATCATCCCTCTTGATGGCCTTAACACTCTACGAGAAAGGAAAAGTGGCACTGCGAAAGGAAAATTTTGAAGAGGCTCTTTTACTGTTTCTTGAAGCCGATAACGATTTCCGAACCTGCAATTGCCAACTGCTGGCAGTGGTCGATAATTATGCTCTGCTGAATTTGGACATTGTTTGGTGCTATCTTTGTCTCAAG AACATGAATCAGCTGCCAGATGCCGAGCAGAGATTACTTTTATGCGAGGAGAAATTCAGACAAAGTTACGGGGAAAACATGCGGCGTGTAACAAATATAAAGGGCACTCAGCAATGTAGTGAAAAGGCTCTCCTGCTGAGACTACATTTGCTAAAGGCAGTCCTGTTCTTCCACCAAAACAAACGAGAAGAGGCAAAGATCATGTTCCAGGTGGTGGAGACCGAACTTCAATCTTTGACTGTCGATGATGGCTGTTTGACTACTTTACTGGAATTTGGATTTGAGTTGTCTGAATCTCGAATAGCGCTCAGAGCAACGTCCAACAATGTAGAAGCGGCGGTGGATTTCATTAACAATCGAAGGGAGATTGTAGCAGCTAACGAAAAGAAATCTAAACGAGAGAAAAATCTCTATAAGAAGATTGGCCATGAACGTGCGGATGAGGTGCGTATAAACGTGGACCTCGTTGATCAGCTTGTTGAAATGGGCTACGCCGAATCGTTTGCTGCGATGGCACTGAAGAAATCAAACAATGATATTCTGAATGCCTTGAACGAGCTCCAAAATAATCATGAACAGCTTAAGCGAGAGCTTGCGAGCAACATTACTCCTTCGGAGGATCTCATTGGTAAGTTGATTGATTTAGGCTTCCACAAAGAAGCAGCAATAGCAGCTCTCCGTAAAAATATCAACGATTTTGAAGATTCCGTTGAGTATCTCGTTGCCGCACGAAAAAACAACGAATACGACAAATTACTAACGGATCTACAATCGTTAAATAATAATACATCAGGCAGCGGTAGTTCAACTGCTGGAGCATCTGGTAGCAACCCAGTGGCTGACACAGAACAGCAGCCAGGTCCGTCCCGTAAAAAGGTTAAGAACGAAAGTAACAGTGCCAGAAAGGAGATGTTGGATATTCTGTACAAAAGCTTTTCCAAGGATATGGACACGAACAGCGATACCTATCTCGACCTGCCCTTGATC